The window AAATGCAATTTACCTTCAAATTTGGACAGGAAATACTGATACATCTGCTGGATCCCATTACGAAACCTTTAAAAGGCAAAAATAGCCAGTTTGTACAGACTTTAACAAACCATCAAACTTTAAGCATTCAGACAactaaatttaattatttgagTCATATCGGTTAGCGTGCTCCCGAATATCACGTTTAGATCGCAAGTATCGTGCCTAATTTAACTAGAAATAGTATAAGATACAAAAACCTACCAAAGAGGCAACCCCAAAAGCAAAGTGCCCCAACTGCGACGCAACCCAACACAATGAAGAGGAGGGTGGTAAAATTTGAACTGGATTTGACCGGACGACCTGAAAGTTTTTCGCAAGTTAAATTCACCGCATAGGCAAATGAAACGGAGTTAGAAACTGCAAGCATACATACCGTACTTAATAGTGTTATTCTTGGGTAAGGGTGGAACCCTGCAGGGTCTGTTGTAAGGCTTAACATTCATATTACACATGGGTTCGTTGCAACAACAACTTGCTTGGGGACCTTGGTTAAAATGAACAAACAGTAAATACCTCaagcatttttcaacttcagtTTACAAGAGCCTCACCTATTGGGCAGAAGTTTGTATCTGGGTGGTGTATGTAATATGGGACGCAAGCTGTGGTTCTGCATAGTTGCGAGTAAGGATCCTGCACCCCTACCACGCTTTTAGCACAGCCTAGATCAgcaaaaaattgaagttaaaaaTGTGAGATCAAAGTATGTACTATAGTACTCTGGCTACTGAACGttatacatttttaaataacttcatAATTTTGAGTTCAATTCATACTcaaaaccacaaaaatattttaataaacgtttgttatattctttttgcaaattgagtATGGTGAGCAATACCATAATAAAATGAACTAAGTTCGGCCATGAATTAGCTTACGTCGAAGACGAAAAGAACTGCAGCAACAACGACCGCCAAAAAGTtctcaaaaaatgaaaacaactgACCTTGTCTCAAAATCACCACTCTAGCGCCATCTTGTACCCAGGTAGAACGACAAATCTAAAATGATAAATACAACGGGAACAcgtaaaatacattttaacaaaatagtCCCATTGCACAAGCGATAGCAtcacagaaataaatttttttcaataattcccatatttttgaataatttcGAAAAATTGTAATTAAATTAAGTTATAGCGTAACGAAAGTTACCGGCAAGTAACGCTATAGTGAAAATCTTGTGTCAAAATGCAATGCACCGGGTAATACCTTAACACCGTGACAGACTTCTGTTTCATGAGGTAATTCTGAATACCGCTCGAAAAAGAAAGAAGCAATATTTGACATATTTCTTCTGACAAAAGCACATCGAAACTCTGTCTCCTGAGCCCAGACAATCGATGATACGACGaaaaacaataagaaacaGATTAAATTTACTATTCCTGTCATCTTGTGCTCGTAATATATACAATGAGGCTGTTTCCCGGTTTTATAGTTGATCTACGAAGAAAAACGTGACTTTTGGGTAAGTCTACTCATATCGATAACTGAATAACATCATCACCGAAATAGGTTTAAAATGGCCTGAGTAATTCCAAGAAAACAACAAGTTCTCGaatgtttttaataataaGCTCAACACGCTGTTTTTTAATTCCGACTGTTATTGGTCTTGTTCCTGCATTTATCAACTTATTTCATTGTTGCAGCTGATACAAGCTCCATTTTCTTCTTTGATGACGTTTAAATGTCCTCAATAATTTCGCAACGTTTCCGGTCGTTAAAAGTGCACATAGCATTCCACAATGGGACGCTTGGTCGAAGTAGTAACACAGCTTTGAAAGCGGATTATGCCGCAAACTGAGCGTCGACGCCTGCAGGTGACTAGAATAACAACACCTGCTAATCAGTTTCTGAGACTCATCGAAAGTATTTAAAAACCCCATAAA of the Clavelina lepadiformis chromosome 7, kaClaLepa1.1, whole genome shotgun sequence genome contains:
- the LOC143465993 gene encoding uncharacterized protein LOC143465993 isoform X1; translated protein: MTGIVNLICFLLFFVVSSIVWAQETEFRCAFVRRNMSNIASFFFERYSELPHETEVCHGVKICRSTWVQDGARVVILRQGCAKSVVGVQDPYSQLCRTTACVPYYIHHPDTNFCPIGPQASCCCNEPMCNMNVKPYNRPCRVPPLPKNNTIKYGRPVKSSSNFTTLLFIVLGCVAVGALCFWGCLFGFVMGSSRCISISCPNLKLNKDRTTTTPNITTNAPVKTEIV
- the LOC143465993 gene encoding uncharacterized protein LOC143465993 isoform X2; this encodes MVTVVLIEGLQLKICRSTWVQDGARVVILRQGCAKSVVGVQDPYSQLCRTTACVPYYIHHPDTNFCPIGPQASCCCNEPMCNMNVKPYNRPCRVPPLPKNNTIKYGRPVKSSSNFTTLLFIVLGCVAVGALCFWGCLFGFVMGSSRCISISCPNLKLNKDRTTTTPNITTNAPVKTEIV